In the Borrelia turicatae 91E135 genome, one interval contains:
- the fliF gene encoding flagellar basal-body MS-ring/collar protein FliF, translating into MNNFITKFFASVNKKFQKASMVQKVAFGVIALFIILAFIFLIGFSTKKQGVALFGVGIKDQYLLDRIVQRLDRESVEYIITADGKIYLSDENMSKKMRAILVREELVPVHMDPWSLFDIDRWTITDFERNVNLRRSITRAVEQHIVALDDVDAVSINLVMPEKALFKESQEAVKASVRITPKPGSDIVTNRKKVEGLVKLIQYAIEGLESDNIAIVDNKGTVLNDFSNLDGIDRIDLAEKERKLKLKYESMLRDEIDSALSKVLSVDRFMIARVNVTLDTSRQTTESKEYAPIEIEPQDPKVSYNTRKVSDSTLLSSQVHKREYEGQGYSPWGPPGQEGNTPPEYRDLSDIIGKSNEFKEIKNVALNEKKSLNEKEPARIAGISLGIFIDGVWDFVYDESGNFIIENGMRKREYKPISDEALKNITDVLQSSFEYKPERGDSIAIRNVAFDRVNEFRKIDEDYFSTEKFKFLIFTVSIIFALLILIFTVFFIVSRELERRRRLREEEFSRQAHLRRQQALMDSDDIGVDDVVGGIREEDELQSNAELLAREKPEDVAKLIRTWIVKNV; encoded by the coding sequence TTGAACAATTTTATTACTAAGTTTTTTGCATCAGTAAATAAAAAATTCCAAAAGGCCAGTATGGTTCAAAAAGTGGCTTTTGGTGTTATTGCTTTATTCATAATTTTAGCATTTATTTTTTTAATAGGATTTTCTACTAAAAAACAAGGTGTTGCTCTTTTTGGTGTTGGCATTAAGGATCAGTACTTGTTAGATAGAATAGTGCAAAGATTGGATAGAGAAAGTGTTGAATATATTATTACTGCTGATGGAAAAATTTACTTAAGTGATGAAAATATGTCAAAAAAAATGAGAGCAATTCTTGTAAGAGAAGAGCTTGTTCCTGTGCATATGGATCCTTGGTCTCTTTTTGATATTGATAGATGGACCATTACGGATTTTGAGAGAAATGTTAATCTTAGAAGGTCAATTACAAGAGCTGTTGAACAGCATATTGTTGCTCTTGATGATGTTGATGCTGTTAGTATTAATCTTGTGATGCCAGAAAAGGCTCTTTTTAAAGAATCACAGGAAGCAGTTAAAGCGTCTGTTAGAATCACTCCTAAGCCTGGTTCTGATATCGTGACTAATCGTAAAAAGGTGGAAGGACTTGTTAAGCTGATTCAATATGCTATTGAGGGTCTTGAATCAGATAACATTGCTATTGTTGATAATAAAGGGACTGTTTTAAATGATTTTTCTAATTTAGATGGCATTGATAGGATTGATTTGGCTGAAAAGGAAAGAAAGCTTAAATTAAAATATGAATCTATGCTTCGAGATGAAATTGATTCCGCTTTAAGTAAGGTTTTGTCTGTTGATAGGTTTATGATTGCAAGAGTTAATGTGACACTTGATACTTCTCGTCAAACTACGGAATCTAAAGAGTATGCTCCTATTGAGATTGAGCCTCAGGATCCAAAAGTTTCTTATAACACAAGAAAAGTTAGTGATTCTACATTGCTTTCTTCTCAAGTGCATAAAAGAGAATACGAGGGACAAGGTTATAGTCCATGGGGGCCACCTGGTCAAGAAGGTAATACTCCTCCTGAATACCGAGATTTAAGTGATATTATCGGTAAGTCAAATGAGTTTAAAGAAATAAAGAATGTTGCTCTTAATGAGAAAAAATCTTTAAACGAAAAGGAGCCTGCTAGGATTGCAGGGATTTCTCTTGGTATTTTTATAGATGGTGTTTGGGATTTTGTTTATGATGAGTCTGGAAATTTTATTATAGAAAATGGCATGCGTAAAAGGGAATATAAGCCTATTTCTGATGAAGCTTTAAAAAATATTACAGATGTTTTGCAGAGTTCTTTTGAGTATAAGCCGGAGAGGGGGGATTCAATTGCCATTAGGAATGTTGCCTTTGATCGAGTGAATGAATTTAGAAAGATAGATGAAGATTATTTTTCAACTGAAAAATTTAAGTTTCTTATTTTTACAGTAAGTATAATATTTGCATTGTTGATATTAATATTTACGGTATTTTTCATTGTGTCTAGAGAACTTGAGAGAAGAAGACGCCTTAGAGAAGAAGAATTTTCAAGACAAGCACATTTAAGACGCCAACAAGCATTAATGGATAGCGATGATATTGGTGTTGATGATGTTGTTGGTGGAATTAGAGAAGAGGATGAGCTTCAAAGTAATGCTGAACTTTTAGCTAGAGAGAAACCAGAAGATGTTGCTAAGCTTATTAGAACATGGATTGTGAAGAATGTATAA
- the fliE gene encoding flagellar hook-basal body complex protein FliE, protein MEVDSFFTDNNVYLVRKNPLHFDKSFSVFDVKREVKAESFKDLFLNLISDVNNSQLDVSRMSQQAILQPNSVDVHDITIAMAKANMNLSITKAVVERSIKAYQDVINIR, encoded by the coding sequence ATGGAAGTAGATTCTTTTTTTACAGATAATAATGTTTATTTAGTTCGTAAAAATCCTTTGCATTTTGATAAAAGTTTTTCTGTTTTTGACGTTAAACGTGAGGTAAAGGCAGAGTCTTTCAAAGATTTGTTCTTGAATTTAATATCTGATGTGAATAATAGCCAATTAGATGTATCTAGAATGTCTCAACAAGCTATTTTGCAACCAAATAGTGTCGATGTGCATGATATTACAATAGCAATGGCTAAAGCTAATATGAATTTAAGTATTACAAAGGCTGTTGTTGAGAGAAGTATAAAGGCTTATCAAGATGTAATTAATATTCGTTAA
- the flgC gene encoding flagellar basal body rod protein FlgC, translating into MGLFSSINTAATGLTAQRLRLDVIANNIANVETTRTSEGGSYRRQRIVFSPRVVSPYWKGPFVPDYLDNGIGQGVRVAGIERDKSPLKLKYDPTHPDAIKSGERKGYVEFPNVNAVEEMVDMISASRAYEANSTVINSSKAIFRSALSILQN; encoded by the coding sequence ATGGGATTATTTTCAAGTATTAATACTGCTGCAACGGGTTTGACAGCTCAAAGATTGAGACTAGATGTTATTGCAAATAATATTGCTAATGTGGAGACTACTAGAACTTCTGAGGGGGGCTCTTATAGAAGACAGAGAATAGTTTTTTCTCCAAGGGTTGTAAGTCCGTATTGGAAGGGTCCTTTTGTTCCTGATTATCTTGATAATGGAATTGGTCAGGGTGTAAGGGTTGCTGGTATTGAGAGAGACAAGTCTCCTTTGAAATTAAAGTATGATCCAACTCATCCTGATGCAATAAAATCTGGTGAGCGAAAGGGTTATGTGGAATTTCCTAATGTGAATGCAGTTGAAGAGATGGTGGATATGATATCTGCTTCGCGTGCTTATGAAGCAAATTCTACTGTCATTAATAGTAGCAAAGCAATATTTAGGAGTGCATTATCAATATTGCAGAATTAA
- the flgB gene encoding flagellar basal body rod protein FlgB → MNIFDRSIDLAHRYLDVLSLRQSVIADNVANVDTPNFKRSKVTFESELERAIFNEGASSLSLRRGNGKHLDGFKELGYLDVKPRRMLDYLSTLNNNGNNVDIDSEMKNLAQNQMMYSLFTNIQAHHFKSVNIVIK, encoded by the coding sequence TTGAATATTTTTGATAGGTCAATTGATTTAGCACATAGATATTTGGATGTTCTTAGTTTGAGACAAAGTGTTATAGCTGATAATGTTGCAAATGTAGATACTCCAAATTTTAAGAGAAGTAAGGTCACTTTTGAGTCTGAGCTTGAACGAGCAATTTTTAATGAAGGAGCAAGCAGTTTATCTTTAAGAAGGGGTAATGGTAAGCATTTGGATGGTTTTAAAGAGTTGGGATATTTAGATGTTAAACCTCGCAGAATGCTTGATTATCTCTCTACTCTCAATAATAATGGTAATAATGTTGATATTGATTCTGAGATGAAAAATCTTGCTCAGAATCAAATGATGTATAGTTTGTTTACAAATATTCAAGCCCATCATTTTAAAAGTGTAAATATTGTAATAAAATAA
- the hslU gene encoding HslU--HslV peptidase ATPase subunit has product MDKTENQNIVPKEIVAELDKYIIGQVEAKKLVSIALVNRYIRSKLPKEIRDDVMPKNIIMVGSTGIGKTEIARRLSKFIKAPFIKVEATKYTEVGYVGRDVESMIRDLMSIAVNMVREEMYDSVREEASKRAEERIIDKLLKTSEGSENDNTSEEERKIRDKLRNKFRKQLRSGDIDDNLIDIYVSGKMPVSTIEIFSGSNFEEIDMSIGGLINNIFDRKKRRELKIKKAREIIISEELEKLVDHENIVEVAKSRVENMGIVFIDEIDKIVTKNRTGNDISREGVQRDILPIVEGSKVNTKYGIVDTSHILFIAAGAFNLSKPSDLIPELQGRFPIKVELKSLSVNDFKNILKHTKNSLIKQYIAMFKVYNLTLTFSEEAIDRIAELAFDMNYEGENLGARRLHGVMEKILADLFFEAPGSKLKKFEINLDYVNEKIKINEQKDLNYYII; this is encoded by the coding sequence ATGGATAAGACTGAAAATCAAAATATAGTGCCTAAAGAGATTGTTGCAGAGCTAGATAAATATATAATAGGGCAAGTTGAAGCTAAGAAATTGGTTTCAATTGCTCTTGTTAATAGATATATAAGATCTAAGCTTCCCAAGGAAATAAGAGATGATGTTATGCCTAAAAACATTATTATGGTTGGCTCAACTGGAATTGGTAAAACTGAGATTGCAAGAAGGCTTTCAAAGTTTATTAAGGCTCCTTTTATTAAAGTCGAGGCTACAAAATATACCGAGGTAGGTTATGTGGGTCGTGATGTTGAGTCTATGATTCGTGATTTGATGAGTATTGCGGTGAATATGGTAAGGGAAGAGATGTATGATTCTGTTCGCGAAGAGGCAAGCAAGCGTGCTGAGGAGAGAATAATTGACAAACTTTTGAAAACTTCTGAGGGTTCTGAGAATGATAATACAAGTGAAGAAGAAAGAAAAATTCGTGATAAATTAAGAAATAAGTTTAGGAAACAATTAAGAAGTGGGGATATTGATGATAATCTTATTGATATTTATGTTTCAGGAAAAATGCCCGTTTCTACTATCGAAATATTTTCCGGTAGTAATTTCGAAGAGATTGATATGAGTATTGGAGGATTGATTAATAATATATTTGATAGGAAGAAGAGACGGGAGTTAAAAATAAAAAAAGCCAGGGAGATAATTATATCTGAGGAGCTTGAAAAGTTAGTGGATCATGAGAATATTGTAGAAGTTGCCAAATCAAGAGTTGAGAATATGGGAATTGTTTTTATTGATGAGATCGATAAGATAGTTACTAAGAATAGAACCGGAAATGATATATCTAGAGAAGGCGTTCAGAGAGATATTTTGCCAATTGTTGAAGGATCTAAGGTTAATACAAAATATGGGATAGTGGATACTTCTCATATTTTGTTCATTGCTGCAGGTGCTTTTAATTTATCAAAGCCATCCGATTTAATACCAGAACTTCAAGGTAGGTTTCCAATTAAGGTTGAGCTTAAAAGTTTAAGTGTGAATGATTTCAAAAATATTTTAAAACACACTAAAAACTCTTTAATAAAACAGTACATTGCAATGTTTAAAGTTTATAATTTGACTTTGACATTTAGTGAAGAAGCGATTGATAGAATTGCTGAACTTGCTTTTGATATGAATTATGAAGGAGAGAATCTTGGAGCAAGAAGGTTGCATGGAGTTATGGAAAAGATTCTTGCCGATCTTTTTTTTGAAGCACCCGGTAGCAAGTTAAAAAAATTTGAAATAAACTTGGACTATGTTAATGAAAAAATAAAAATTAACGAACAAAAAGACTTAAATTATTATATAATATAG
- the hslV gene encoding ATP-dependent protease subunit HslV — MSFKGTTVIAIRRGGKTVVAADGQVTFGYTVLKSNAIKIRKLFNGKILAGFAGSTSDAITLFEKFEEKVKAREDGIIDIKRAAVELAKDWRSDKILHKLEAMMLVADSENILLISGTGDVVEPEEDVISIGSGGNYAYSAALAYMENKKLSAADIAFKSLKVAARVCIYTNSNIVLEEIS; from the coding sequence ATGAGTTTTAAAGGAACTACAGTTATTGCAATAAGAAGGGGTGGGAAGACTGTAGTAGCAGCAGATGGACAAGTGACTTTTGGATATACTGTTTTGAAATCCAATGCTATTAAAATAAGAAAGTTGTTTAATGGAAAAATTTTAGCAGGATTTGCAGGTTCAACTTCTGATGCTATTACTCTTTTTGAGAAGTTTGAAGAAAAGGTTAAAGCTAGAGAAGATGGAATTATTGATATTAAGAGAGCTGCTGTAGAGCTTGCAAAAGATTGGAGGTCTGACAAAATACTTCATAAACTTGAAGCAATGATGCTCGTAGCTGATTCTGAAAATATTTTATTAATTTCAGGTACCGGAGATGTTGTTGAGCCTGAAGAAGATGTGATTTCGATTGGTAGTGGAGGGAATTATGCATATTCAGCAGCGCTTGCTTATATGGAAAATAAAAAATTAAGTGCTGCTGATATTGCTTTTAAGTCTTTAAAGGTAGCAGCAAGAGTTTGTATATATACAAATTCAAATATCGTGCTTGAGGAGATTAGTTGA
- the dprA gene encoding DNA-processing protein DprA, whose product MFKLLYVDNLRFLKGEEKLRIFNDFDLSCLCKLSLRDISNYLSRVFRRDYKLPDLKLIEMQQKIINKTSARIAVFGSKDYPLKLKRIYNPPFAIYYKGNLPDSNSLSWAVVGSRQISRVLADKIKELSSHLAKNHVEIISGFAIGADIAAHFGAMNEKKRTYAVIATDIDNIYPKQNRKYVACLLENGGGVLTETLPYEKIQNYFFAKRNRIVAGLSDVVFITCAPRKSGALITAELGLDLGLDVYVYNIDYSGDGSRVLYDSGAQEIKSVSDLYKILNVQYNEPEISDNSKVCCICKDTSSMLINKLLNEISK is encoded by the coding sequence ATGTTTAAATTGCTTTATGTTGATAATTTAAGATTTTTAAAGGGTGAAGAGAAACTTAGAATTTTTAATGATTTTGATTTAAGTTGTCTTTGTAAGTTAAGTTTAAGAGATATTTCTAATTATTTATCTAGGGTTTTTAGGAGAGACTATAAGCTTCCAGATTTAAAATTGATAGAGATGCAACAAAAAATTATTAATAAAACAAGTGCAAGAATTGCTGTTTTTGGATCTAAAGATTATCCTTTAAAGCTTAAGAGGATCTATAATCCTCCGTTTGCTATTTATTATAAAGGTAATCTTCCAGATTCTAATTCTTTGTCTTGGGCTGTTGTTGGTTCAAGGCAAATCAGTAGAGTGTTGGCAGATAAAATTAAAGAGTTGTCGTCTCATCTTGCTAAGAATCATGTAGAAATAATATCTGGATTTGCAATAGGAGCTGATATTGCAGCGCATTTTGGTGCAATGAATGAGAAAAAAAGAACATATGCAGTTATTGCAACAGATATTGATAATATTTATCCAAAGCAAAATAGAAAGTATGTTGCTTGCCTTTTAGAAAATGGTGGAGGTGTTCTTACTGAAACTTTGCCTTATGAGAAGATACAAAATTATTTTTTTGCAAAGAGAAATAGAATAGTGGCTGGTCTTTCAGATGTTGTTTTTATTACTTGTGCACCAAGGAAATCAGGAGCCTTAATTACTGCTGAGCTTGGACTTGATTTGGGTCTTGATGTTTATGTTTATAATATTGATTATTCTGGTGATGGTTCTAGAGTTTTATATGATTCTGGAGCTCAAGAGATAAAATCTGTATCAGATCTTTATAAGATACTAAATGTTCAGTATAATGAGCCTGAAATTAGTGATAACTCAAAGGTCTGTTGTATATGCAAAGATACATCGAGTATGCTTATTAATAAGTTATTGAATGAAATATCTAAATAG
- the ftsZ gene encoding cell division protein FtsZ has protein sequence MKDYNIIDSHSKRFDSATNPTVLKVIGAGGGGSNAVNRMIEYGVRDVEFIVANTDLQALQTSIAPIKIALGAKVTSGLGAGGRPEIGQAAAEEDIDIIKNHLAGADMVFITAGMGGGTGTGAAPVIAQVAKELGILTVGVVTKPFKFEGPKKMRLAEQGINNLRKSVDTLIIIPNQKLLTVVDKRTTIKDAFKRADDVLRMGVQGIAGLIIEHGEVNIDFADVKSIMQGQGDALMGIGYGKGENRAVDAATSAISNPLLEEVRIEGSKGLLVNITGGEDFSLLELEEIMGIITASVDDEATVIYGHAINSNLDDEIYVTVVATGFSSKKQKDLSGAVENNTLSSKEFDSLMSGSQDVSGSVYEANDNFIAKSKNVNYFEDDIDVPTFLRNLNKKNSDN, from the coding sequence ATGAAAGATTATAATATTATTGATAGTCATTCAAAAAGGTTTGATTCTGCTACAAATCCTACGGTTCTTAAAGTAATTGGTGCAGGCGGTGGCGGTAGCAACGCTGTCAATCGTATGATTGAATATGGAGTAAGAGATGTTGAGTTTATTGTAGCAAATACTGATCTTCAAGCTCTTCAAACTTCTATTGCTCCAATAAAGATTGCGCTTGGTGCTAAAGTTACTTCAGGTCTTGGGGCCGGTGGGAGACCTGAGATTGGACAAGCTGCTGCAGAAGAAGATATTGATATTATTAAAAATCATCTAGCAGGTGCTGATATGGTATTTATTACTGCTGGAATGGGTGGAGGAACTGGAACAGGCGCTGCACCTGTTATTGCTCAAGTGGCTAAAGAACTTGGAATTTTGACTGTTGGGGTTGTTACTAAGCCTTTTAAATTTGAAGGCCCTAAAAAGATGCGGCTTGCTGAACAGGGAATAAATAATTTAAGAAAATCTGTTGATACTTTAATCATTATTCCAAATCAAAAACTTTTAACTGTTGTTGATAAGCGAACTACTATTAAGGATGCTTTCAAAAGGGCTGATGATGTTTTAAGGATGGGTGTGCAGGGGATTGCAGGTCTTATTATTGAGCATGGCGAAGTTAATATTGATTTTGCTGATGTTAAGAGCATTATGCAAGGACAAGGTGATGCTTTGATGGGTATTGGTTATGGTAAGGGTGAGAATAGGGCTGTTGATGCGGCTACTTCTGCTATTAGCAATCCTTTGCTTGAAGAGGTTAGAATAGAAGGATCTAAAGGGCTTCTTGTTAATATAACTGGGGGTGAAGATTTTTCATTGCTTGAGCTTGAAGAGATTATGGGAATTATTACAGCTAGTGTTGATGATGAGGCTACCGTAATATATGGGCATGCAATTAATTCAAATCTTGATGATGAGATTTATGTTACAGTTGTTGCTACTGGTTTTTCTTCTAAAAAACAGAAAGATTTATCCGGTGCTGTTGAAAATAATACTTTAAGTTCAAAAGAATTTGATAGTTTAATGTCAGGTAGTCAAGATGTTTCAGGAAGTGTTTATGAGGCGAATGATAATTTTATAGCGAAGTCAAAAAATGTTAATTATTTTGAAGATGATATTGATGTCCCTACATTTCTTAGAAATTTAAATAAAAAAAATAGCGATAATTGA
- the ftsA gene encoding cell division protein FtsA codes for MSRDLIVGLDVGTSKICTVVAEVNLNNQLEIVGIGTSVSRGVRKGVLINIEAALDSISSSIEAAELISGCDISALSVSMSGSSIEGTNSRGVVAINSKTREIDNEDVERVIEAAKAIVIPMDREILHVIPQEFIVDGIPHIKNPIDMMGIRLEGEVHIITGSSSSSQNLVRCVNRAGFSVDEVVLGSLASSYATLSKEEREMGVLFVDMGKGTTDIILYIDGSPYYTGVIPIGANRVTLDIAQVWKVPEDIAENIKITAGVAHISALESQVESVIIPNLGTRPPQEKSRKELAIIINSRLSEIFEMIKAEIMKRGLYNKINGGIVLTGGGSLFPGISNLTEEIFKYPSRIGFPMNINGVGEEYIGPKFSSALGLVLYKHEQQKFNKLKKGNNKSKRQSKISSKLKGWFLKEWF; via the coding sequence GTGTCTAGGGATTTGATAGTAGGATTAGATGTTGGAACTTCAAAGATTTGTACTGTCGTAGCTGAGGTAAACTTGAATAATCAGTTGGAAATAGTTGGAATAGGCACTAGTGTATCAAGAGGTGTGAGGAAAGGTGTTCTTATAAATATTGAAGCTGCACTTGATTCAATTTCTAGTTCTATTGAAGCTGCTGAACTTATTTCTGGGTGTGATATTTCCGCTCTTTCTGTGTCTATGTCAGGTAGTAGTATCGAGGGTACTAATTCTCGTGGGGTTGTTGCAATAAATTCAAAAACCAGGGAGATTGATAATGAAGATGTTGAACGTGTTATTGAAGCTGCTAAGGCAATTGTGATTCCGATGGATAGAGAAATTTTACATGTGATTCCTCAAGAATTTATTGTGGATGGAATTCCTCATATAAAAAATCCAATAGATATGATGGGAATCCGCCTTGAGGGTGAAGTGCATATTATTACTGGATCTAGTTCTTCAAGTCAGAATTTGGTTAGGTGTGTGAATCGTGCTGGATTTTCTGTTGATGAAGTTGTGCTTGGAAGTTTGGCCTCATCTTATGCTACTTTATCTAAGGAAGAGAGAGAAATGGGAGTTTTGTTTGTTGACATGGGTAAAGGTACAACAGACATAATTCTTTATATTGATGGCTCTCCTTATTATACCGGAGTAATTCCTATAGGTGCAAATAGAGTTACTCTTGATATTGCACAAGTATGGAAAGTACCTGAAGATATTGCTGAGAATATTAAAATAACGGCTGGTGTTGCTCATATTTCTGCTCTTGAGAGTCAAGTGGAAAGTGTTATTATTCCTAATCTTGGAACCAGGCCGCCTCAAGAGAAAAGTCGAAAAGAATTGGCTATAATAATTAATTCAAGATTAAGTGAGATTTTTGAGATGATAAAAGCTGAAATAATGAAGAGAGGGCTTTATAATAAGATTAATGGAGGAATTGTTTTAACTGGAGGAGGCTCTTTGTTTCCCGGTATTTCTAATTTAACAGAAGAAATATTTAAATATCCATCAAGAATAGGATTTCCAATGAATATTAATGGGGTTGGAGAGGAATATATTGGTCCTAAATTTTCCTCAGCTCTTGGTCTTGTTCTTTATAAGCATGAACAGCAAAAATTCAATAAATTAAAGAAGGGAAATAATAAATCTAAGAGACAAAGTAAAATATCTTCAAAATTGAAAGGTTGGTTTTTGAAAGAGTGGTTTTGA
- a CDS encoding cell division protein FtsQ/DivIB, with product MLIYRKFLIIYIYVIISLILLEIVFIIFISPYFLIRYINFNDSIHISKEEILSISGIKPNTYYYDADVSAYEKNIMRDRRVKNVTVKLKFPNTISINIERRVPIVTAYENVDGSFIYYFIASDGLILEKCKDLIYDLPIVSGLNLNGNEVGDFLEDRMLAIIKNLNYVKINQNTLYNLISEINFLKLNFYDYKIFLYIKNIYNKILITTDMDLISVMHKVFMISDLLKGRSDTVDLRSGNIILLGED from the coding sequence ATGTTGATTTATAGAAAATTTTTAATTATATATATTTATGTAATAATTTCTCTTATACTACTTGAGATTGTTTTTATTATTTTTATTTCCCCTTATTTTCTAATCAGATACATTAATTTTAATGATAGTATTCATATTTCTAAGGAAGAGATATTGAGTATTTCAGGAATTAAGCCTAATACTTATTATTATGATGCTGATGTTAGTGCTTATGAGAAAAATATTATGAGAGATCGAAGGGTAAAGAATGTGACGGTAAAACTTAAATTTCCTAATACAATTAGCATTAATATTGAGAGAAGAGTGCCTATCGTTACTGCTTATGAGAATGTTGATGGCAGTTTTATTTACTATTTTATTGCTTCAGACGGTTTAATTTTGGAAAAGTGTAAAGATTTAATTTATGATTTACCTATAGTTAGTGGATTAAATTTAAATGGCAATGAAGTTGGTGATTTTTTAGAAGATAGAATGCTTGCTATTATAAAGAACCTTAACTATGTTAAAATAAATCAAAATACTTTGTATAATTTAATATCGGAAATTAATTTTTTGAAGTTGAATTTTTATGATTACAAGATTTTTTTGTATATAAAAAATATATATAATAAGATATTAATAACAACGGATATGGATTTAATAAGTGTAATGCATAAGGTATTCATGATATCTGATTTGCTTAAGGGAAGGTCTGATACTGTTGATTTAAGAAGCGGTAATATCATTTTGTTAGGAGAAGATTAG
- the ftsW gene encoding putative lipid II flippase FtsW, which produces MFVERTSLRKCYLLVLWSLIAYGLVVFYTSSFFLSLELTGEPNFLFLMRLKYLFLSFIVFFVFERISLDFLKKIVSIILLVTFTLVLATFFSPSVSGTQRWIFLKGVSIQPSEIFKVSFTIYLASYLSRFRLKSDNNISYWIKPMLIFGIFWLLIILQNDYSTAIYFAMLFFIVLFVSGMSLGYVFAILFTFVPIAMLFLIFEPYRVARIFAFLNPYDDPLGKGYQIIASLNAFKSGGLGGRGLGMGEVKLGRLPEANSDFIFSVLGEELGFFGICLAIVLFFLLFYFGYFVALFAKTRFRFFIAFIASLTIFLQSIMNILIAIGLLPPTGINLPFFSSGGSSIVVTMALSGLISNVSRDVEGE; this is translated from the coding sequence ATGTTTGTAGAGAGAACCTCTCTTAGAAAATGTTATTTACTTGTTTTATGGTCGCTTATTGCTTATGGTCTTGTTGTATTTTATACATCTTCATTTTTTTTAAGTCTAGAACTTACAGGGGAGCCTAATTTTTTATTCTTAATGCGTCTTAAATATCTTTTTTTAAGTTTTATTGTATTTTTTGTCTTTGAAAGGATTTCTTTAGATTTTTTAAAAAAAATTGTTTCTATTATATTGCTTGTAACTTTTACATTAGTTTTGGCAACTTTTTTCTCTCCTAGTGTTTCAGGAACACAAAGGTGGATATTTTTAAAAGGCGTTAGTATTCAGCCTTCAGAGATTTTTAAGGTATCTTTTACGATTTATCTTGCGAGTTATTTGAGTAGATTTAGATTAAAGTCAGATAATAATATTTCTTATTGGATAAAGCCAATGTTAATTTTTGGTATTTTTTGGTTGCTCATAATTTTGCAAAATGATTATTCAACGGCTATTTATTTTGCTATGCTTTTCTTTATTGTTTTGTTTGTTTCTGGAATGTCATTGGGATATGTTTTTGCTATTTTATTTACTTTTGTTCCAATTGCTATGCTTTTTTTAATATTTGAACCTTACAGAGTTGCTAGAATTTTTGCATTTTTAAATCCTTATGATGATCCTTTGGGAAAAGGGTATCAAATAATTGCATCACTTAATGCTTTTAAGAGTGGTGGTCTTGGGGGGAGGGGGCTTGGAATGGGTGAGGTAAAGCTTGGCAGACTTCCAGAGGCTAATTCTGATTTTATTTTTTCTGTGCTTGGAGAGGAATTAGGATTTTTTGGGATTTGTCTTGCTATTGTATTATTTTTTTTATTGTTCTATTTTGGGTATTTTGTTGCCCTTTTTGCTAAGACCAGATTTAGATTTTTTATTGCGTTTATTGCAAGTCTTACAATTTTTCTTCAAAGCATCATGAATATTTTAATTGCAATTGGTCTTTTGCCTCCCACAGGTATAAATTTACCATTTTTTTCGTCAGGTGGTTCTTCTATTGTTGTTACAATGGCTCTTTCTGGACTTATTTCAAATGTTTCTAGAGATGTTGAAGGTGAATAG